cactggaatgggttacctagggagggggtagaatctccatccctagaggtgtttaagtctcggcttgacaaagccctggctgggttgatttagttgggattggtacttcattgggcagggggctggactcaacaacctcctgaggtctcttccagctctctgattctatgaaatgcacaCCTCCCAATGCACCATTTCCCCTCACTGCATGACTCAGCTTCTCATGCAGTTTGAAGGAGAGAGCTCCGCTGCTCCCTACTAGCAAACTGTGCCAATGCAGCATCCACTCCTGTGGCATCTGGTATCCATCTTGGGAAACCTGCTTGGACCTGAGATGAGAGGGACGGCGTTTGCCCAGAGAGGAAGAAATGGTCCAAACAGGCATTCCAGGCAAGGATCTTTCATGTGAGACTGATCCACGACCCAGTGGAGTCAATAGGAGTCATTCCACCGACACTAAtttgctttggatcaggccctgaagtTTACTTAGATCCAGGGGGCGGAGGTGTGCTGAAATTCTAACTCCTTAATTTGTGTGACTGGCACTTCAAGCAAACTGCCAGAATTACCATGAACTCTGGCAGTGTTTCAGGTCATATTTTCACACGCATGACAGACTCTTGGACAATCTCTCAGACCTATTAGGCACAAACAGGCTTTTCATCGGCGCCAGTCACGCATGCCTTCTCGCTCCACCTCATCCTTTCCACATCCAAAACAGTGTGGCTGTTGCATGAAGGTTTCAGCTTCTCTTTCCCTATTTTATCATCTTCATTATCATTAATATAGCAGTAGACCTACAGAGCCTATTGTGCCAGTTGCCATGCAAACATTTGCCAGGGAGTCTCACCCTCATTCAGactaaaagggaaaaaaaccagagGGGGGGCCAAGAAAGAGAGAACGTATGAGCAAGTGTCTGAGTTGGTGATTGGCGCATGCCTTTTTAGTGCCCCCCGGAGCACAGTGCCCCTTAAAGGACAATGGGCTGAACTAACGGAAGTTAAGGGGGCTACCCATCAGGATTTGCCTCCTTGTTACCGAATTCTACCATTTAGTTCTTACCCTCCTGAAATCACCATGTTCTGAGGGAGGGACTGTGGGGCCGCAAATGGGGGATGCAGAGTGGTAAGACAGGGACTCTGTGCTTAATACCCAGCATCAGATGTCCGACTGTCTCTACTGAGATCCTCAGAAACATGCTACTCATCTTGAGAGAGAACAAGAGCGAGAGAGAGTGggtggaagcaggggagattGGCACAAGAGGTTTGGGGTACTGAGAGCCCCTCACCTGTCTAGCAGTGACTTATATTTTTACCTGGCAGCacaattgttcattttttttaaatggtgtccAGCTACTCAAACATCTAGGCCATTTATCAGTCAGATGAGTGGAGGAGCTAAGGAAGAGACAGGTATGCGCTAGCCGGTGCATGGTAGCATCATGGCCTGTGAGAGGACACTGTTAGTCCAccagagaaaaggaagagaaaaggggTATGTCTCAAAGTTCAAGAGTACTTAGATCTGGGTCCATTTCTCTCTTTAACTGGGCCTGCACACAATAAACTTGGAGCCCAGAGCCATGTGCTTAGAACAACAGATGCTGCACTGATTTTTACCAGCTAAGGATGGTGCCCCTGATATCTTACCATTTATTCCAGCTGAAGTAGGAGATGGAATGGACCTTTGCTTTCGCTACTTGGTAAGGCCACATTTCCCACAGGGGCTGCAGGGGCTTAGcctttctgaaaaccaggcctTTATTTTGGTTTCAAAATACGAATCTAGGGACCCaacctcagccctgagcttcAGCTGGAGCAGTTTAACACCTGTTAAAGGCTAACTGCCTTGTCTTCATGGGGATACTAACATGTATTAGCTAGCACTTTCCAGAGATTAGGAGAGACAaggccagagagtcccagagctGAGGACTGAAATAGGGGTCAGGCTCTTTCTAAACATGGTGTGGAGAAACAATTCCCCTTAGCAACAGCTATTTTGGTCTTATCCACTGTCTGTCACATTCAAGTGCTCTCCAGACCATAATTAAGTTATTAAACCTCAATCCCTCTGCAGGATCTTAACCACTGAAAGAATTTTGGACTCTCTTCCCCacttcctcctctctgcccccattacGTTGTTACCATTGGTGATGGACCCAGACAGGATTGAGATGCTAATGTCACTGCCCTGTGACCTGTGCTCTCCCGGCTGTTACCTTGGAAGCTGCCATCACGGCTGCCGTTGCTGCGACATTCAGTCCCCGCTTCCCAAAGTGCACGAGGGCGTCATAGCTCCGATCCTTTGCTTGGACGAGGCAGTCATCAATTTCCTGTcaggcaaaacaaaaaaatcccacaagAGTTCagacctcctgccccctccctcaagggTCAGGCCATCAttcagacaggcaggcaggggagagaTTTACAGCCAGGACTTGAAAAGGAGAAGAGGATGGCAAGGGAGCAGTTGCTTCCACTAAACGCTCTGGGAGTTGCTTTTATCCTATGAGTGGAGAAGTGTTACTGGAGAACAGTGCGGGCTTGCGGCAGAAAACGTACAGTCACGGGGAACAGAGGAGGGGAGCGTCTGGGATTCTGGGCTTTTCTACACTCAATACCATGGTTACCGAAACCATCCAGACTCCTGAGTCGTTCAGGGTTGTCACAGGCTACCGAGCTTTCCCTAGTGAGGTCACAGGTTTGAATTTAGCCCAGAAGCTGTTACACTTGGATGGCCATTTGCTGGCCTGTTTGGTGGTTCCAGCCCTTTCCCTAGCTCATTTGTAGGTAAGTATTTAAAAGACGCCCCGAATAGTTAACTGGTAAAATGATTTGTTTAACCGGTTAAGTGCTGGCTGAGAGAGTGatgggggctactccagcccccactcgcgacaaccagagccagcgggggctgctccaggactGCTGcggccctgccagctgggccacCATGGGGAGTAGGCTCCGGTTAACCACTCagcatgctggtaaggcataTGCTtctcagttaaccggttaccctttaacatccctacttgtagGCCATCTAAGCAGAGGAGCCCAAGAAGGAGCAAACCTGGGGATTGAACTCCTCACTGCATGTTACAAAGGGCCCCCCTAGAACACAGCTGAGGCTTGTTGGGGTTGCAGTTAGGGGACAGTGAGCACTACCACCCTATGGGCACTGCGTGTTCCATGGCTGTGCAGAGGCTTTTCCATCTCTCCAGCTGCTAGCGTGGCACCCACCAGTAACTATCCTCTTGCTTGTCTCTCAGACGCAGACATGCCACATGATCAACTCCCATGGTCAGACAGTACATTCAAAAGGACCCTTGATGGCCGGGAACTGCTCAGCCACATCCCGGTCCCATCAGCAGATGCTCCCCAGGCAGAGCAACACACGGCCCAAAATACCAGAGCTGGGGAGGTGTGACGTCCTTTCTAGAAGTACTATTCTTGGTGAACGCACCACCTTCCATCCAAAGCTCTCAAAGCACATTAGACACATTAGTGTAATATGCAACGTAGGCAGGAGACAGGAGATGTGTCTCAAGAGCCTACTGCAATTCTTTAGCACAGCTTGGAACAGAGAGCAAAGGAGACTCACTCCCAACCAGTCCCCCccctacacacagacacaccagtGTAGTTGTGGCCGTGTTGGTCTCAGGATAGTGGAGAGACAGGGCAGGTGGTCACGTCTTTTATTGGGGCAACTGCTGATGgcgagagagagaagctttcgaAAGGTTCTCTAGGTGTCACAGGTAAATACGAAgcggaacagattgtttagcctAAGTAGGACTCTGTGTTTGTCACAGGTGTCGGAGGAATCACAAACTCCATGACTTCGGCAGCCACCAGTGTAATTGAACCTAGGGCTGCCCAAGCAGTTGACTCCAGGGCTAGCTGCTCAGGTGGCTCCGCAGCCAGCCGCACCTGTTGCTGCTTGGGCAGCTGGCCCAAGGAATGCCTGAGCAATGGCAGGTGCGACTGGCCCCGAGGACTGCCTAAGCAGCAGTCTCAGGGATGGCTGGAGTAGACACTGTTTGGCAGCCGTTGGCAGCTGATGCTGCTGGATTTGCCTCCCCTTcagcagcccccactccccaggttGCTCCTCAGGGATCCCCTCCCAGCAGTGATAACCCGCCTCCCAAGATTTAGTCAGGGTTATTTATAGTACAAATCATGGTCAGGTCACAAGCCATGAATTTTCATTTATTGCCCATGACCTGAccgtgacttttactaaaaacacCTGTGACTGGATCGTAGCCTTAGTCATAAGCAATTATTAAGGAGTTAGCGGGGGAAGGAGGACGTCTACACCACAAAATTAAGTGGCCCTAAATTACGTGGACGTACAGCCACCACAGCAATTGAATGGTCTTTACATGTCCACTCCTGGTGTCAATGGTGCACATCCTCACTAGGGAATGTTTACCCCCATTTAACTGCCAGTACGGGACATTGTGGGATAGTTTCCGAAAAGCAGCAGACAACGTAAGCAATCAACCTAACTACATAGACTTAAGCGCTAAGCTGTTGTGGAGGTGGAGTTATTCATTCGGTGTAGTTGGCAAGTTACCTCGGTGGGAGCTACATTTCAGTGTGGATATGACGTGTTCAGAGAGTTTGTAGACTAGGCCCAAGTTACAGattggatttatggtttattacaacaatctaaCCCACTCACCCAACCGccctttttgtcctatgactgcagaggtgttaagGAGCCACTCCACCTTAAGTAGTCCCTTACCATACTTATGCTAACCAATCTGTTCTGTCTTCCATATAGCTGTGACACtcagagtacctttcccagacctaaGGAAGAGTTCTGTGTGACTCAAAAGCTTTCCCCCTcatcaacagaagctggtccaataagcGACATTAACTCACCGGCCTTGTCATCCCAGCTACACTAACCATTTCCAAACCTGTGAAGTTTGTCATGCTGGGAAGGTCTGTTTCTGGGGTGATATTTTCAGGGAAAACAATATACATGTCTCCCCCTTTCCTAGCTTCCCCAGTGCCCAGACAGAGTTAAGGTATTCTGAATGGGTTCACCAGCTGCtgatacaaaaaaacaaaaaaccacacccacccacacacacacccaacaaacaaacaaacaaacaaacacaaaaaagagGTGATGATcaaagaaccaaaataaataaaagaaaaagcagtGACTCATCTTGAGATGAAAGGCATTGATACAGCTGACAGTATGGTAAACATGCTAATTCCATTGCCGGGAGCCATCTACTCAGTTAGGGCATGAACACCTGTAATTACCTTTTCCTTTGAAGACAGTGTTGGATGTACAAATTTCCTATAGAGGAGGCTGGAGCCTTTTGTGTACGGAGATAGCAACCAAGCTACAAAAGCTATTTTCAGTTCATAATAGAATGGAAACCTATGGGAAAACAAAGATGACACAGACTCTTGTTAACTGCTTCTCTGATGATAATAGAAGCCCAAGGCAGTTAGCAATTGGCAGATTCATAGCCTAGAGTGGTTTCTGTCTAACTGAGAGCCCTACCACCCACTTGCTCCAACTTCACTCTCCCCCAGACTCTGGCTGAGCTCTATGCAAAGATTTTTTGGCAGCCAAATAGCAGCAACATTATTTAATAGGGACCTAAACAGTCAATTAAGGGACAGGAGGTGCTGTATGCACAAAGGGGCCAGGGAAGCTGCTTTCACAATGTTCCCAGGCCTTATAGACCTCTACTGATTTATTTATACACCTTTTGTCTCTCTACCTTTCTGCAGTTAAATAGCACTTATCATTGGGCAATCGAACCTTCATTCCTTTCATATTAGGCAGGCCCTGACTTGctatctgtgtttgtacagtgtgcAGCATAATCGGGCCCAATCTTCCCTGGGGACTTTTGGCACTACTGTAATATTCACAGAATAATCACTAATACCGCGGATGTTCCAGTTCTAACCACACGTGTCCTTCGCCTTTGTTTTGCGAGCAGCACTGAGAATTTTCAAAAAATCTAACATCGTCTGCCCGTTTTCTTGTCTCATTTCCCTCagctaaggatgtgtctacactgtgacTAGGGGGTGTGTGATTGCATGTTATCCAGGCCCACCCAAGCTAGTTTTAAGCTAGCGAGCTCGGGTACGAAGCAGGGAAGTCACAGCAGCCCAGGGTTGGAACGTGACATGATTACTTGTGTGTGTAGCACGAGCCACAGCCTGCGCTGGTGCATCCTCACTGCTGCTCTGGTAAACAAGCTAGCTCGACGAAAGCTAGCTCAGGTCTGCAGTCACACCTCCTGGATCAGGCCCAAATGAGTTAAAAAGGGACACACTGACGTACCCACATAATTCCTCCAGATTTTGTGTGAGGGTGAGCCTCCTGAAACTCCCATTGAAAAGAGTGCTCCCCTCAGGTGATTGGACTTATAGGTCTGGGTCCTTGTggagtatctacactgcactgtaactcaaaataagagacataatttgagctatgcacattgcgtatcttattgcaatgctatttcgaaatagcttattttgtcatttggcactgcctacacagcaccaaatttttaaataaagcgctattccaaaacgtcccttactcctcgtagaatgaggtttacagcagtggtccccaaccttttggggctgttgGGCGCTTGCACCAGGCACCCGGGCACCCGGGccccggggtgcaagaatggctcgggccggccctggtcactaggcgggcacacataaatacTCCGGCGGGCatcatggcacccacgggcatcGTGTTGGGGACCCCTGGTTTACAGGGATATCGGagtagcaagcccaaaataagacacgggatagctattttgggatactctggtatcccgaaatagcgttgcagtgtagatgaactcTAGGAACTACATGCATAAGGATTAAGAACTTGATGCAAAGCCCATTGACATCTCTGATTCTATAGACTTTGGATCAAGCTGTATAAGAGTGGTGAACACATGCCTGAAGTTAGGTTACctatctaagggtgcatctacacagcagtgttatttcagtataacagccattatttcgcaataataatgcgagtgtctacacagcaattccattatttcaaatcagctcctccccagggccattcaaagcaattactccccagtgtctcctggggctctaaatcgaggaagcacgtccacattagggaagcctgctttggactaattttgaggcttccctgtactgtagacatgctatttcaaaataagctatttcagagtatttcttccagaatagcttattttgaaataagcatgcagtgtagacgtactctgaaAGGCCTAAACCAAAGCCCACAGGAGTTTTTCCCCTTACGTCAACGGGCTCTGGGTTCATTCCTAAGTGGCCTCATTTGCAGAGATGCTGAGTACTCAAAGCTTCTCTTGACCTCGGCACCCCAGTTTAACAATGGCCTGTGTTCCTCCTCTTCTAATCCCAGCATGAGAACAACCTGGAAGGAAGCTGCTGGGCTCTTTTGCAAACAAGATTGTCACTTTCCTCTGTCTACTCTCTACACCCCGGAGTATCTATCCCAAAGGAAAAAGGACAGAGCAGGAGCGAACAACACAGCCTCTGTTGGAACCTactgctgtgtaggcacagagaGGCCTGTAACACACAACGTGCTACCGCCCCAGCTAAAAAACAGTGGTGGATCTCTAGCTCCAGCTTTAGTAGCTCATATTTCTAGCTCTGGCAATCCCCAGTTTGGTCCCCGTATGGTAGCCAAAAATAGCAGCTCTCTTAACTGAGGCTGCAACAGACTTGTTGTCTGTGGATCAGGCACAGAGGGGCACATGCAACACACAATAACCACTGGGTTACAGTAGGGATCAGACAAttcttaggaaggaaaaaaaaggaatttgtctttgtgacatagtggggggctgtcttcTCTGTAACTCGGTGTCCCCACCTGGATGTGCTGTgaggtgtgattcccactgactcacccacatgtgtattggctcAGACACCTAATCCCAGCCTGATCagttaacaaggctcttcccagaggGAGACATAAAGGAAAGGAGGCGGAGGCGGAGACAACCAcctcgctggggggcagggcctgggagatgGGCAATCAGAGTATGGGGAAGCATAGAGGAAGGAGACTAAAAACCAGTATAGGGGattcaggggcctgtgaaccctTCCCCCCAAGGGAACTAGGGCTGTTGGCCTATCCTATGCCTACATCAAACCTACgctgtgctgtatcttggagaagcaataaacccatttttactctactggctggaggagagtcacatctggctgcagatgggggtgcagggtgggggggctcctCGACACGCAGTCAGTCTTATTGTTTGTATCCTTCTCCTCCTTCATCTCTTCCTTCTCCACGTCCCTTTCCCCCActttctctgcctctttcccttttcccctcaCTGGCGTTTCCCTCTTTGACTGACACATTCCACCCTTTCTGTAAGAACCCTGGATAGTCCCAACTTTTGCACCAAAGGGTCACAGCAAAGACGACTGCTGACTCAGCCATCCTCTGTTGTCAGGGACAGACCTTCATCAAACTCTCCCCTGTTCCAACCCCTTTCTCACTGGCATCTGCACGGCTCCCCTGACATCAGTATTTTCCAACCCCTAAATCCGGCAGCAATGAGAGAGGAAGTGCTGGTCGTCCAAGCAAAACATGCTGTGCACCTGACATTTAACCCTTTGCACAGGAAGAGCCACAGCCTTTCAGTCCACTCCCTGGAGCTCTGTTCCCTTATAAACACTTCTGCTTCCCTCCCTGTCTCATTACAAATGCCCTACCTCCCTCTGATGATGCTCACCAGCAAAGGAAGAGATCTGTGAAAGTCTCAGCTGTCGTGAAGAGTGCAAATATGATCCAGTACATCATCCATTTTACCTGAAAATTGAAATCAGTTGTTGTGTAACTATGTGGTTCTAGAAAGGCACAAATGTACAGTGAGGGTGTTTTACTCATCTGCGGTACAGCACCTTTCACCTGGGGATCTCAAAGTTCATCCCATCCGCACTTGCCTGGGGATATTCCCGTGTGACAAGAAAGCCTCTGAAATCTGCCGTGCAGGTACCAGGCTTTGCCAGGTGACCCCAGCAAGTTGTCACATACGTGCCTCCCACTACACAAGTCAGAGACATGCAGAAGCCCACGTGAAGAAGAACTGTGTTCCTTAGCATCCTTTTAACCCAAAGACAAAGCATCCCGATTCACTGCTCAGATTCTGCCAGGAGTTTCGGCTGCAGCATTGCTGCCTGGCTGAGAAGGTGATTTAGACACATAGTTTGATAACACTAGAACATACAGCTGATGCCATATAACAGTgttcctcaaccttttttttttataaaataccccttttaaaaaattataagtacccccagttcctagttttcagacacacattttttttcctattattgcaacacatttgtttaaacagcttaatcatagccaggcgggcgacgacatttttgggtgtaaaaagtacaaaaataataaagcgctgtaaaacttagatCAAAAatgttctccaaatttcagttgtgttgacgtgccccccagacttctctcaagtacccctaagccTAAGAGTACTCGTAtcaatggttgagaaacactgccatatAACGTCCCGCTTCATCTGCAAATCCAAGTACAACCCTGCTATCATGTTACCTTGTGCTGTGATCCCATCAGCTCATGCCCTAAAATCAGGGTTAGGTTAGATCAATACATGGATGAAAGATTGCCAGGAAAAGATGCTTATGATGCACTAGCTCGCACTCTTGAATAAGCATCAGCTTACCCAAGTTggctggcaggcagaggtgtgCTATCGATGCTCTCTCAGATGACATATGTAATCCACACCTACTCAGTGTAACATACGGCCGCAGAAAGAAGTGGGTGAGCCTGCTACGGCCTTAGCTAACAGAGGTGGGTCTTTTAGCTTAGGCAGTAAGTAGAGGCTTTTAGCTTTGGAGGTCAAGGCTGTTGCAGGCTCATCAACCTCTATATAGGGACCAGCTATGACAAGAGGGAGTCAGAGTCCCATACAGAATGGGTGGGGGTTACTCATACATAGTTGTGATCCTAACCATTTGTGGGTAGAGGTCCCCTGGGACTTGATATAAGAGAAGGGAGGTCAGCTGTAGTGTCTTTGCAGTTAGGCAAAACAGGCTTAACTTATCTAAATACTCTATGACAGGGTAAAAAAGCCAGCAAGGTGTTACCAGCTACCTGTCTGTTCTATGACTCAGCAAGGTTTTCagggaaaagcactttttctttcTGGTGGCTGAGAGAGGCAAGAGCCTCAGACCTTGTTGGTCAGGGAATTGCTTTATTTTGAGTTCTTTATGTGTTAGGGTGTTTGAACATAAAATTGTGTCTTGAGGCAGGGGTATGAAATGGATTCGGGGTAATACTCATTTTTCTCCTTGGCTGACGAGATAGCCCACCAGCTAACATGCCCCTGCCACTTCAACGGACACAACATTCTTCTTAATTTCCCACCTTAAACCATATCACAGTGTTGTTGCATCACACCCAGAGGTGGTTGCTTTTTGGTTGTGGTCAGGAAACACATTTTCCATCTCCAGAGATGATGTTAATAACGATGGAGGGGTTTTTAAAGTTTTCACTGAAAAACTGGAAGGCTGAAAACTtcttgggtttttgtttgttctgatttttggcaacaaaatcaCAAAATGCTTTAACCAGTTGGGTGAATATTTTTTGTTTCACTGAAAATTTTTGCCTGACTGGCTGAATTTTTTCAGTTGACAAAAACAAGTCAAATGTTTTTTTTCAATACATTGTTGAATATGATATTTCCCAGAGATAGTCCCATTTTGCCAAAAAAGCCATTGTTTAATTGAAAAATATATTGTGAACAAAATCGTGTGACCAGCTCCCCTCAGGACACCTTAGGAACCTCACAGAGGTGCTACTAAGCTTAATTAAGTAATACTTGTAAAGCActtcaagggtacgtctaaactacatggctccattgatggagccatgtagatttgtttgtttggcaaagggaaagaagctgcgatttaaataatcgcagcttaatttaaatttaaatggctgccgcgctgagccgacaaacagctgatcagctgtttgttggctcagcgcactagtatggacgctcccctgccgacatgaaagccctttatcgacctccccggtaaacctcatcctacgaggcataacagggaggtcgataaagggctttaaggtcggcgtgggagcgtccagactagtgcgctgagccaacaaacagctgatcagctgcttgtcggctcagcgcggcagccatttaaatttaaatgaagccgcaattatttaaatcgcggcttcatttccttttgccgatcagcctaatctacatggctccatcgatggag
Above is a window of Pelodiscus sinensis isolate JC-2024 chromosome 5, ASM4963464v1, whole genome shotgun sequence DNA encoding:
- the REEP1 gene encoding receptor expression-enhancing protein 1 isoform X13 — its product is MGFILRKPVRKKERITRIIFGTLYPAYYSYKAVKSKDIKEYVKWMMYWIIFALFTTAETFTDLFLCWFPFYYELKIAFVAWLLSPYTKGSSLLYRKFVHPTLSSKEKEIDDCLVQAKDRSYDALVHFGKRGLNVAATAAVMAASKGQGALSERLRSFSMQDLSTIRGDSSSSVPPPPVTVRTSSKQSKPKTSRSVSESTSSSGTA